Proteins co-encoded in one Acidimicrobiales bacterium genomic window:
- a CDS encoding polysaccharide pyruvyl transferase family protein — protein sequence MATRIAVTSGYYSQNIGNAFFQLGGRALIERAAPEADVFFVPDSPGNWTLWRKSSGRPRASLDIIQWYDPDLLVLQGPTLRRGFDEMWASTFEELKARGTRVLLLGIGLFRFDSHERSLVRDLADSGLVAGACARDEVTHQVLTDAGIESVSGLDSAFFLPWAYQPNSLDGSPHYVVVNFDRFPEPRISARTDEPSAGLGATSAGYALPDATIMVRPAARVLGRLAGFGHVASYAGQALRRRRTNDSVGPYTIVRTSNRANPPLHRLNYRHPNSFVADEPFSYLDLLANAELVMADRVHSCVAAAAYGRPSWFLGDTPRAGLLDQVNAEPPVDGKLVPKPGLLEERRETQCEWLHQLLSDLAD from the coding sequence ATGGCAACCCGAATAGCAGTGACCTCCGGGTACTACTCACAGAACATCGGCAACGCTTTCTTCCAGCTCGGTGGTCGGGCGCTCATCGAGCGGGCTGCCCCCGAGGCCGACGTCTTCTTCGTCCCTGACAGTCCCGGCAACTGGACCCTGTGGCGAAAGTCCAGCGGTCGCCCTCGTGCCAGCCTCGACATCATCCAGTGGTACGACCCCGATCTCCTCGTGTTGCAGGGGCCAACGCTGCGTCGAGGATTCGACGAGATGTGGGCGAGCACGTTCGAGGAACTCAAGGCAAGGGGCACGCGGGTCCTTCTGTTGGGAATCGGACTGTTTCGCTTCGACTCTCACGAGCGGTCACTCGTTCGCGACCTCGCCGACTCAGGCCTCGTCGCTGGTGCCTGTGCTCGCGACGAGGTGACCCACCAGGTCCTCACCGACGCCGGGATCGAGTCGGTGTCGGGCCTCGACTCGGCGTTCTTTCTCCCGTGGGCATACCAGCCGAACTCGCTCGATGGCTCCCCGCACTACGTGGTCGTGAACTTCGACCGGTTCCCGGAGCCCCGTATCAGCGCTCGGACCGACGAACCATCGGCCGGTCTCGGGGCGACGTCGGCCGGCTATGCCCTCCCGGATGCCACGATCATGGTCCGGCCGGCGGCCCGGGTGCTGGGTCGCCTCGCGGGGTTCGGGCATGTCGCGAGCTACGCCGGCCAAGCGCTGCGCCGGCGTCGAACGAACGATTCTGTCGGTCCCTACACGATCGTCCGTACCTCGAACCGTGCGAACCCGCCGCTCCACCGGCTGAACTACCGCCATCCGAACTCGTTCGTGGCCGACGAGCCCTTCTCGTACCTCGACCTGCTGGCCAACGCCGAACTCGTGATGGCCGACCGCGTGCATTCGTGTGTGGCCGCCGCGGCCTACGGCCGCCCGTCCTGGTTCCTCGGCGACACGCCGCGGGCCGGGCTGCTCGATCAGGTCAACGCCGAGCCCCCGGTCGACGGAAAGCTGGTACCGAAACCGGGCTTGCTCGAGGAACGTCGCGAGACGCAGTGTGAATGGTTGCACCAGTTGCTGTCGGATCTCGCCGACTGA
- a CDS encoding AAA family ATPase, whose protein sequence is MPESNIEELALGDYLALFRRRWRWVVGTMLVIVGIVAVATLMRDKVYASSSSVLILTDANEALFNQTSDDLKRQPLAELAYVGSDRYLRAVEEAAGFEVEVDGSVRTQAPDQDIEDASVLLLEVEADSAEKAQQGATAAAEVYLAERTAEFRRSFESQQEALTTRRDRLVQERSEVNAEIEDARSRREAATGALEQLALDSEYQLLVAERQPLLNSLSTQIGEAELELGRVSRVLGVLDQPESIGRVSVNARLPADPVSPDLPVAIMFAILASLILGAVLAVVREFLDRHPFDGAELSRLVDTPVMATIGEIRRDRAAPGRVRRFRDLSPAELSGYHVLLNSLWLSNVSEPLQSIVFSSDRAGVGKTQTVVNLAQAEASRGTRVLLIDADFANPSVVDRLELDHPSLTLSDLLAGTASVEEVAISTDLPTLQVVDCEQSESASDLLRSDRFGLMLGQLRSVYDLIVIDATPTLGASDSRLVAHHADTVVVVYDPAYSRREEVQLTIDLLRNSGANLVGLVANRTRSSHPVYLAGQPRREGERALA, encoded by the coding sequence GTGCCTGAATCGAATATCGAAGAGCTGGCGTTGGGTGACTACCTGGCGTTGTTCCGGCGTCGGTGGCGCTGGGTGGTCGGCACAATGCTCGTCATCGTCGGTATCGTGGCGGTGGCCACCCTGATGCGCGACAAGGTCTACGCGTCGTCGTCATCGGTCCTGATTCTCACCGACGCCAACGAGGCGCTCTTCAACCAGACCAGCGATGACCTCAAGCGTCAACCGCTGGCCGAACTCGCCTATGTCGGCAGCGATCGCTACCTCAGGGCAGTCGAGGAAGCGGCGGGATTCGAGGTGGAGGTCGACGGCTCCGTGAGGACCCAGGCGCCCGACCAGGACATCGAGGATGCGTCGGTCCTTCTCCTCGAGGTGGAGGCGGATTCGGCGGAGAAGGCGCAGCAGGGGGCGACAGCCGCGGCCGAGGTCTATCTCGCCGAACGCACTGCCGAGTTCCGCCGCTCCTTCGAGAGCCAACAGGAGGCGCTCACCACGCGCCGGGACCGGCTGGTTCAGGAACGGTCCGAGGTCAACGCCGAGATCGAGGATGCCCGAAGTCGCCGCGAAGCGGCGACCGGTGCTCTCGAACAGCTCGCGCTCGACTCCGAGTATCAGCTTCTCGTCGCGGAGCGGCAGCCGCTTCTCAACAGCCTCAGCACCCAGATCGGCGAGGCCGAGCTCGAGTTGGGCCGTGTGTCCCGAGTCCTGGGTGTTCTCGACCAGCCCGAATCGATAGGACGGGTCAGCGTCAACGCCCGGCTTCCGGCCGATCCGGTCTCACCCGATCTGCCCGTCGCCATCATGTTCGCGATCTTGGCGAGCCTCATTCTGGGCGCCGTCCTCGCCGTGGTCCGTGAGTTCCTCGACAGGCACCCCTTCGACGGTGCAGAGCTTTCCCGGCTGGTCGACACGCCGGTGATGGCGACAATCGGGGAGATCCGCAGGGATCGCGCGGCCCCTGGCCGTGTCCGACGGTTTCGCGACCTCTCACCCGCTGAACTCAGCGGCTACCACGTACTGCTCAACAGCCTTTGGCTCAGCAATGTCTCGGAGCCGCTCCAGAGCATCGTCTTCAGCTCGGACCGGGCAGGCGTGGGCAAAACGCAGACCGTGGTCAACCTCGCGCAAGCCGAAGCGTCCCGAGGCACCCGGGTACTGCTCATCGATGCCGACTTCGCCAACCCGTCGGTGGTCGACCGGCTGGAGCTCGACCACCCCAGCCTGACCCTCAGCGATCTGCTGGCGGGGACCGCCTCGGTCGAAGAGGTCGCGATCTCGACCGACCTCCCCACCCTGCAGGTCGTCGACTGCGAGCAGTCGGAGTCCGCCAGCGACCTGCTGCGTTCCGACCGGTTCGGTCTCATGCTCGGACAGCTGCGCAGCGTCTACGATCTGATCGTCATCGATGCCACACCAACGCTCGGCGCGTCCGATTCCCGGCTGGTCGCGCACCACGCCGACACCGTCGTAGTCGTCTACGACCCCGCCTACTCTCGACGCGAGGAAGTACAACTCACGATCGACCTGCTCCGGAATTCGGGGGCCAATCTCGTCGGCCTGGTGGCCAACCGGACCCGGTCCTCGCATCCTGTCTATCTCGCCGGTCAGCCCCGGCGGGAGGGCGAACGAGCGCTGGCCTGA